TCCCGAAACCAAAGCCGCAATAACGCAGAGTGGGTATGACATCAGTATATCGCCCTCCAAACGACTTGCCACCTGATACTCAGAAGGAGTGGGTGCAGCAAGCGACATTCCCATGGCAAATGCGATCAACGGCCAGATCAGTAATGTTAGACCATATATTAAGGTGAAAATCATGATGTACAAAAAACTTCTTTCTTTACTTCTTATATCTTTGCTCAACAATCGAAATCTCTCCCATGCGTTCATTTCATTTAAAAAGACGACCAACGGCCGCCTACTCTCAACTAACTTTCACTTCTTATAATAATCCATCACCCGCAACCGAGTAGTCAGGATTAAGGTCTGGGGAATGAGCACAAAGACAATATACATAAGTACAATTAACCATAGATGTGCGGCAAAATGTTCTGCACCGAACGATGGTTTCGGACGTTCAATCCAATACCACCAACACGGGATTGCAATAAACCATGTCAATCCCGTCGAGACGAACAAGTCTTTCACATCACTCCATAGAAAGCAGAACACCGCGACGAACAAAATAGGACCTGTCCAAGAATCCAATATTGGTCCCCAGCTCTGGAAGACAAAAATAATGGCAGGATATAGAAGATTGATGGTCCAGCGCCATATGTTATTAGTATAAAGATTCATAAAGCTTCTCACCTCATTACATAACGTTGCAATTGTAACTTCACTTATTGGGGGCATTTGCTACATTACTATCACTTTGATTATCCGTAGCCAAAAGTATGTACGTTCCATTTTTATGGGAAAGAAATGAAAAGATGAAGCATGATATTGGATATTATTGCTCATACTACCTTCAGGAAATTATTGAAGGAGTGACAGCATGAGATTAAAAAGTATCATCGCCGTTGGAGCCGTGTTAACTTGCTCAACTCTGTTATGGGGCTGTGGCAATGGCACTGCGAATAATACTTCCCAGCAACAGAATGACACCGTTCGATCGGAGAGTTGGAGCGATCCCAAACGACTGGAAGCTTCCCATCTTGAGGCGCTTGAACGTATGGAGAAAGACCATATTCACCGAATGGTCTCGCTTAGCGCAAGTACAGATGGAGACAAAGTGATGACCACACTTGAACGGTCGAGCCAAAAGTTGGAGGAAATGCGACCGCTCGCCGAAATGCTCCAACATGAAGGACATCCAGCATTATTACAGCGAATCCAAGACATGTCGGGTGATATCCAAGGTTCCAAATCCGTCATTGCTGAGATGAAAAATTTGCCTCAGGACGGTAAAATTAAGATTCAGTCCGAGAATTCCGATTCCTTGCATCACATCAGCAGCTTCCGCGATTACCACCAGTATATCCAGGGACAAGTGCAATCTTTAGACAGTAAGTCTACGCAAATGTCCCACTAACCCTAAAAATAGCTCAGAGAATCGTTACAGTCGGAATACGATAATCCGATGGTTAACGGTTCTTATTTATTAACTTCATATTGTTATCCCTCTACTACAGCTTCATTCCACCCACAACGATACCCAGATGAACATGCTAAATAACAAGACTGGTGCAAGTGCGCCTGTGGCTAATATGATCCAAAGTGTCGCGGGCTTGATCTTTTGGCAGTATGCATCGACTTTGCGCATCCGGTCTTTGCGCCACTTGGCGAATCTGAGCTGTTTGATCATCCGATTGAGAACTATTTTCCGCTGCTCGCCCTCTTCCACATCTTCGATCTCACGCCGCAACTCTTCGTATAATTGAGCCTCTTCCTGCCCAGCCACTGTAGGTGTAATCATCTGATCCTTCCTCCCATGAGAACATTATTGAGATACAGCCTCTCACCTATTTGAACCATCATTAATACGCCTGTATTCTAGTCACTACCTACCTAACTAAACCACTACTTAAATAACACATTACAGACCTTCAAAGTTTGAAGTTTTAAAAAAAATGAACAACCCAAAAAGCCCGGACATAGCCCGGACTTCGTAGAATCATGCTAGAACTATTTAACTGAGTGCTATTTAGCTCGCGTTAGCGATCAATGCATTCAAGCATACCGCACCCTGTGCACGCACATTAACAACAATAATCGGTGTGTCCAACATGTTGTGCATCCATGACATATACTCTTCTACTTTTTCGTTCGGAAGGATCGTCAGAATAACCCCTGCGAATCCACCACCATGAATCCGACAAGCGCCATCACCCAGATTTTGCAGATAATTCTCGGTCAATGCCAGCGCAATACCAATCTCCTGTTCCTTCACAGCACCACTCTGATATACATTCTGCAACCACTTCCATGACGAGTTACCGGACGCCTTGATCAGTTTCAAGAAATCAGCAAAACGTCCATCACGCAATGCCTGAACCTGACCATCGACACGCTTGTTTTCTTCCAGGAAATGAAGTGCACGCAGCACGGCACGATCCCCAGCTGCTTCACGAACCTTCTTGAGGTTGGCGTAGATTGCGTCAGCTGTAATTTCCCGAACATACTCACTGCCCAATGCCTGAGCAACCGCTCTCATCTCATATGGCACAGCAGCGTAATCTTCTGTCAGATCGGCGTGGTTACCGCCCGTATTCACAATGACCAATGAGTAGCCGTTTTGTCGGAAATCCCACTGAACAGGCTCGATGACTGGCTGTGCAGGATTTTCAAAATCAATAGCAATGAGTCCGCCGTACGCACAAGCCATCTGATCCAGCAGACCGGAAGGTTTGTTCCAATAGTGGTTCTCCGCATACTGACCAATTTTGGCCAAGGTTACAACATCCAGTGCTCCATCGTTATAGAAATGATTCAAAATCGTACAGATCAGCATCTCAAATGACGCCGAGGAACTCACGCCTGATGCCGAGAACACGTTACTTGAGAGATACGCCTCGAAACCGCCTACCTTATATCCGAATTCTCCAAATCCCGCAGCCATACCACGAATCAATGCAGTTGTGCCATCGTCTTCCGTATTTGGCGTGAGGTCCGTGAGATCGATTACATATTTCTTGTCATAACCTTCTGAATAAAACGTAATAACCGACTCCGCAGTTGGTGCTGCCACTGCAATCGTATCCAGCGTAATGCTGCCCGCCAGCACTTTACCATGGTTATGATCCGTGTGGTTGCCGCCAATCTCGCTGCGTCCTGCTGCGCTGAACAACTTGCTTCCTTCTTGCGCGCCAAAGTACTCTTCAAACGTTGCGTTCAGCTTTGTGTAACGTGCAGTCTGTTCCACTACTTGTGATTGTCCATACATTTGAGCAAGCAACGCTTGGCCCTCCGTGGATTGGATCAGATTCAATGGTTGTGTCGTCATTAATAATCCTCCTATGGATATGCAGCTGTTATTTTTAGACTGTTGGTGAACATGGTTGTTGGGTCTGTTTCACGCCTTATTCCTCTCCCATTATCTCAGCTTCGTAGCTGAAAAGGTAGGGTAGAATTGAAAGTTTGTAAGCGTTTTGTGAAGTTATTTATTGTAAAAATAGGATTGAAAACCATTTTACAATAACTTAAATTTGGTTTAGGTGAAAACACATTATTTTCCAACCTCAAATTTGCTATGCTTAACATCTTATTGGTGGAGGGAACGATGAAAATCAATTCGAACTATACCAAGTTATTCGGTGCATTTTCGCTTACATTTTTGGGTGATGGACTTACGCTTGCTGCAGTTCCTTGGCTCCTATCAAAACTAACGAGCGATACGCTCTATGCCTCTGTCACCATGACGGCACTTCGTTTGCCCTGGCTGCTATTCAGTCTGCCCGTGGGTGTTCTCATCGACCGATACTCACGCAAACATATGCTGGTTGGCGCAGGTTTTACGCGAATGATACTACTGCTTGCTCTGACGTTATGTATCTGGGGAGGATGGGTGAGTATTCCGCTTCTGGCTCTGTTCATGTTTGGAATTGGCCTGAGCCGAGTCGTATTCGACAGCACGGTGCAGACGGTCATCCCTCAACTGGTAGATGAAAGTAAGTTGGAAAAAGCCAATGGGCAATTCACCGCGGGACAGTTAATCACAAGTGATATTCTGGGCGTTGCTCTGGGAGGGTTTATCATCACCTTGCATATTGTTTTCCCTTTTGCCATAGACGCCGTAACGGCTGTTATTGCTCTGCTTTTTTTAATCAGTTTGAAGGGAAACTTCTATCCAGGGGATACGGAAACATCCAAGAAGGAAGTTCGCCCAATGAAGAATTGGAAACGTGAGATGTGGTCCGGTATTCAATACGTCTATCATGATCGTTTTCTCCGCGGATTAGCCATTCTATCTGTCACCATTACGCTGATGTATTCGATCATCCTGGCTACTCAGATCTTCTTTGTACGAGATGTGCTTCAATTGGATGCTTTTGCATTTGGTATTCTCATCTCCATTGCAACAATGGGCAGCATTGTGGGGAGCCAGGCTGTTGCTTATATGCGTAAGAGATGGAGTACAAAACAATTGATTATCTCCTCCATTTTGTGCATGGGAATCATCTACGGTGTGGTGGGTCTTACTACAAATGCATATATGGTAGGCGGCCTGTATTTCTGTGCTGCATTTTTCATCATTGTCTACAATGTTACCCGTTCGTCTATCCTGCAACGTTCCGTTCCTAATGAGATGCTTGGCAGGGTGGGAAGCGTGTTTCGCTTTCTATCCTTTGGCATCAGTGCCATTGGTACGCTTCTCGGCGGATTATTGGTGCGAGTTAGTGAAACGACTTTTGATCGTGTATTCTCGCTGCAACTCCCTTATCTCTTGTTAAGCCTGATCTATATCCTGTCTGGTCTGATATTCGCACTGAAGATGAAGAATCACTCAGAGAGCCAGTAGCGTAACATCAACGCTTGACTGTTACGTTAGGTCATACTTGATAATGATCTCAAGCTTACATGAAGGAGAGATTAAGGATGAAGATTACCGCGTTACGTTCAGATAAAATCTATGAGGAGATCATCCAGGCTGCACCCGATGAGAAATTGGAGTTATACCGCGAGCGAATGATGAGTCCATTCATGAACAAATGGAACATTCAACAGATCCCGTTTCGCTCTCAAGAGCCTCACGGCTTCGACGTGATCATGATGAATAACTTTATGAATATCGCTCCAGCAGATATCACACCTGAGATTAACGAATCGTTAGCAGCGATTTCGTCTGAAGCATTATGGCAACAGTGTCATGAAGCTGTTCGTACAAGTCTATCCACCTTTACAGATCACGGGATTGAGCTATCGGTCTCCGAATATCTATATACGATTTTGTTAGGCGACAAGAATAGCCCTTCACTCATGATGAACGAAGGTATCAGCGGAGATGGTGGAATACCGGGTTATATTATTGCGAACCTGATCCCCAATAGGTATACTCTACCTCGTATGCAATCCGTGTTAGCCCATGAATGCAATCATAATGTGAGATATCAATATATCCAGTGGAATCCACAGATTACGCTTGGCGAGATGGTGGTTAGCGAGGGGTTGGCCGAGAGTTTTGCGACATCCCTGTATGGAGAAGAGTTGCTAGGCCCCTGGGTAGCCAAAACGGATATGGAGACATTGAATACCGTAATCAAGCCAAAAATGAAAGACCAGCTGCATGTCACCGGTTTTGACCAAATTAATCCGTATCTATACGGCGATGAACTTGCCATCATGCAAAACTTCACGCCCGTAGGTATGCCCTATGCGGCTGGCTATGCCTGCGGTTATCATTTAATACAATATTATCTGAACAAAACAGGTACACCGATTACCCAAGCAACCATCACTCCGGCAAGTGTCATCCTTGCTGAAACAAAGGACTTTTGGAATGAAGACACCCTATTTCACCGTTAAAGATATCATTCAGATTACAGGCATCACCAAACGCGCATTACATTATTACGATAAAACAGATCTATTAAAACCGAGCAGAGTCGAGGACAATGGCTATCGGTATTACGATCGAGAGGCACTGGGGAATCTGCAAATGATTCTCTTGTTCAAAAGAAATGAATTTCTCATTAAAGACATTGCAGCCATGATGCAACTCTCCAAAGAAGAACAAAAAGATATCCTAAGAGAGCACCGCAGCACACTCGTTCAACGCAAACAAAAGCTCGAAACCATCATCGACCAGTTGGACGAGTATGTGATGGGACGGATATCTCTCATCTTCATCTGTTTGACGACTCTTCCATTCTGTCCATTCAAGAACAATATGAATCCGAGGCGAAGTTTGTATATGGAGATACCAAGAAATATCAGGAATTCGAAGCCAATGTGAACCAACTGTCTGCGGAAGAGCAAGAAAAAGCCTACCAGCAGTTCTCGGTTAACATGGAGCAGGTATTTCGGGAGTTGGCGAAACATCAGAATCTGTCTCCTGCCTCTGGTGAGGTGCAATCGTTGGTGGTTGAATGGAAGAATTGCTTGGAACAGTTTATGGTCTGTGATGCTGAGATTTTGAGTTGTATCGCGGAAGCCTATACGACGGATCGCCGCTATGCGGGTTATTTTGATCAGTTTGGCGATGAGAATTTTTTGAGGTTTTTGTATGAAGCGATTATGGTTTTTATAGAATCGGCATCGAACAGATAAGCTTTCGAGTGAAAAGAAGTCCCCCATACTTCGCCACAGCCGTGTCTCAATTCGTGGATCAACCTCACAGAGCGCCCGTAGTCCTTCCGGCTGTGTTATGTACAGATAATCTCCTGTGAGCATCCGTACTTCTGCCCCACGCTCCGCCGCCCGCTTTAGGTGCGGGGCCAGCAGTCTCACCCCGGACTGCATAATAAAGGACGTCATAATATAAATCCCGGATGCATGCTGCATCCGGGCAATCAGTTCGTCTGCCAAGTTATCTGTAATGAGTTTTACGTTAAGCTTCGTCGACATCGATCAGATACACCCGTTCCTGAAATCCACCGCGCGCCTCGGCTTTGTCTGCCCGTAGCTTATCCAGCTGCGCAGCATTCGCACCGTGCACCTCCGCCAGCGCCCGAATCACTTCAAGCATGTCAGCCAGTTCTTCCAATGCTTCCTGATCGCTTACTGCATTTAAGTACTCATCCGATTCTTCTTGCAGCTTCGTTCTTAACTCTTGCTTATACTCCTCCGGGTCCAGAATGCGTGTGCGGCATTCCTTACCACTGGATGTGATGATATGTGGAATCTTGTCCCGCACCAATTTGTTGTATGTAGGCATGTGGTATAACATCCTTTCTGCTCTTGAAGTCTCCCAGCCTCGATCCAGAATCTCCCTTGTTGCCATTATACAAGTTGCTATGTGGAGGGATGGGTTGAGTTAATAGAAAATAATTAACAAACAGACCAACGGGCACGACGTCAACAATGCCGCTGTAAAACTGATCTGTGCCGCGACTCGTCCTCCGGTAAACTCTTGCCGTGAAAAGAACATCCAGATCGAGAGGTACGCAGCGAATAGCGGGAATGTAATCATCT
The nucleotide sequence above comes from Paenibacillus sp. W2I17. Encoded proteins:
- a CDS encoding galactokinase family protein produces the protein MTTQPLNLIQSTEGQALLAQMYGQSQVVEQTARYTKLNATFEEYFGAQEGSKLFSAAGRSEIGGNHTDHNHGKVLAGSITLDTIAVAAPTAESVITFYSEGYDKKYVIDLTDLTPNTEDDGTTALIRGMAAGFGEFGYKVGGFEAYLSSNVFSASGVSSSASFEMLICTILNHFYNDGALDVVTLAKIGQYAENHYWNKPSGLLDQMACAYGGLIAIDFENPAQPVIEPVQWDFRQNGYSLVIVNTGGNHADLTEDYAAVPYEMRAVAQALGSEYVREITADAIYANLKKVREAAGDRAVLRALHFLEENKRVDGQVQALRDGRFADFLKLIKASGNSSWKWLQNVYQSGAVKEQEIGIALALTENYLQNLGDGACRIHGGGFAGVILTILPNEKVEEYMSWMHNMLDTPIIVVNVRAQGAVCLNALIANAS
- a CDS encoding MFS transporter — its product is MKINSNYTKLFGAFSLTFLGDGLTLAAVPWLLSKLTSDTLYASVTMTALRLPWLLFSLPVGVLIDRYSRKHMLVGAGFTRMILLLALTLCIWGGWVSIPLLALFMFGIGLSRVVFDSTVQTVIPQLVDESKLEKANGQFTAGQLITSDILGVALGGFIITLHIVFPFAIDAVTAVIALLFLISLKGNFYPGDTETSKKEVRPMKNWKREMWSGIQYVYHDRFLRGLAILSVTITLMYSIILATQIFFVRDVLQLDAFAFGILISIATMGSIVGSQAVAYMRKRWSTKQLIISSILCMGIIYGVVGLTTNAYMVGGLYFCAAFFIIVYNVTRSSILQRSVPNEMLGRVGSVFRFLSFGISAIGTLLGGLLVRVSETTFDRVFSLQLPYLLLSLIYILSGLIFALKMKNHSESQ
- a CDS encoding DUF2268 domain-containing protein gives rise to the protein MKITALRSDKIYEEIIQAAPDEKLELYRERMMSPFMNKWNIQQIPFRSQEPHGFDVIMMNNFMNIAPADITPEINESLAAISSEALWQQCHEAVRTSLSTFTDHGIELSVSEYLYTILLGDKNSPSLMMNEGISGDGGIPGYIIANLIPNRYTLPRMQSVLAHECNHNVRYQYIQWNPQITLGEMVVSEGLAESFATSLYGEELLGPWVAKTDMETLNTVIKPKMKDQLHVTGFDQINPYLYGDELAIMQNFTPVGMPYAAGYACGYHLIQYYLNKTGTPITQATITPASVILAETKDFWNEDTLFHR
- a CDS encoding MerR family transcriptional regulator, translated to MKTPYFTVKDIIQITGITKRALHYYDKTDLLKPSRVEDNGYRYYDREALGNLQMILLFKRNEFLIKDIAAMMQLSKEEQKDILREHRSTLVQRKQKLETIIDQLDEYVMGRISLIFICLTTLPFCPFKNNMNPRRSLYMEIPRNIRNSKPM
- a CDS encoding TipAS antibiotic-recognition domain-containing protein — translated: MQEQYESEAKFVYGDTKKYQEFEANVNQLSAEEQEKAYQQFSVNMEQVFRELAKHQNLSPASGEVQSLVVEWKNCLEQFMVCDAEILSCIAEAYTTDRRYAGYFDQFGDENFLRFLYEAIMVFIESASNR
- a CDS encoding nucleoside triphosphate pyrophosphohydrolase; amino-acid sequence: MPTYNKLVRDKIPHIITSSGKECRTRILDPEEYKQELRTKLQEESDEYLNAVSDQEALEELADMLEVIRALAEVHGANAAQLDKLRADKAEARGGFQERVYLIDVDEA